A DNA window from Helianthus annuus cultivar XRQ/B chromosome 15, HanXRQr2.0-SUNRISE, whole genome shotgun sequence contains the following coding sequences:
- the LOC110914284 gene encoding uncharacterized protein LOC110914284, which produces MEFILAIQETKLGATSNFMFNGIWGRSAYQLECVHAEGRFGGIMSLWNPSMFDCDNVIKDRYFLVLSGVLNQLGVRINLVNIYAPNDASVRRNLWVKLLNMKNSLQGLWAFMGDFNEVRDETERLNSEFIASNAEAFNQFILAAGLSEFNMGGSKFTYISDRGDKLSKLDRFLVCLGIMERWPTASVLALNRDASDHRPILLSTVPSDFGHIPFRCFNSWMEMLGFVELIKQLCQSFVFNGPADMALSVKLRWLKNIIKAWLKVEREKS; this is translated from the coding sequence ATGGAGTTCATTTTGGCGATTCAAGAAACAAAATTGGGGGCTACGTCTAATTTTATGTTTAATGGAATTTGGGGTCGGTCGGCGTATCAGTTGGAATGTGTTCATGCAGAGGGTAGATTCGGGGGGATTATGTCTCTTTGGAACCCGAGTATGTTTGATTGTGATAATGTGATTAAAGATCGGTATTTTTTAGTTTTGTCCGGAGTTCTGAACCAGTTAGGTGTCCGGATTAATTTGGTAAACATATATGCGCCTAATGACGCTTCTGTGAGAAGAAACTTATGGGTAAAGTTACTGAATATGAAGAATTCACTCCAAGGTTTATGGGCTTTCATGGGGGATTTTAATGAAGTTAGGGACGAGACTGAAAGGCTCAATTCTGAATTCATAGCCTCGAATGCGGAGGCTTTTAATCAGTTCATTTTAGCGGCGGGTCTTTCTGAATTCAATATGGGGGGCAGCAAATTTACGTACATATCTGACCGCGGAGATAAGTTAAGTAAGCTGGATCGTTTCCTTGTTTGCCTTGGTATTATGGAGAGATGGCCGACGGCGTCGGTTCTAGCACTTAACCGGGATGCGTCGGACCATAGACCCATTTTATTGTCCACCGTCCCCTCGGACTTTGGCCATATCCCTTTTCGGTGCTTTAATTCATGGATGGAAATGCTGGGTTTTGTGGAATTAATAAAACAATTATGCCaaagttttgtttttaatggcccAGCGGACATGGCTTTATCAGTTAAACTTAGATGGCTAAAAAACATCATCAAGGCTTGGTTGAAGGTGGAACGAGAAAAATCATAA